The following nucleotide sequence is from Streptomyces xiamenensis.
GAACTCCCGCGGGTGCAGCCAGCTCGCCAGGTACAGCGCGCCGATGGCCTTGGACAGGCCGCTGGTGGCCCAGCCGTTGGTGACGAAGACCCGGTCCTCGGCGACGGCCGTGAGGTCCTGCCAGCCGGCCCGGCCGGTGAGTTCGGCGGCCAGGGTGTCGAAGCGCTCCTGGCCGGTGGGTTCGGCGGAGGGCCCGAACTCGTGGACCACGACCTGCGGGTCGCGCTCCAGGATCGAGGCGGGGTCCACGGTGGTCTCGGCCTGCTGGTCGCCGCCGGTGTCCAGGTCGCCGTAGATGTTCTCGCCGCCGGCGGCCACGATGATCTGGTCGAAGCCGGAGCCCGGGAGGCCGGTGAGGTAGGGCTGCTCGGTCTCCCAGTACACGCGGACCGGGTCGGTGCCGGCCACCCGCTCGCTGATCACGTCGAAGATCTCGTCGTAGAACCCGGAGACCCGCTGGGCTCCTTCGGTCTCGCCGAAGACCTCGCCCAGCAGTTCCACGGTCTCGTGGAAGACGTCGAAGTCCCAGGCGGTGGCGACCACGACGGGGATGCCGAAGGGCTCCAGCTG
It contains:
- a CDS encoding ABC transporter substrate-binding protein codes for the protein MSQRLSRTVALAAVTGVVLSLGACGTVVKETDDSSGDGGGDRTLTVVDDAGRTVELDGPAERAVVLNSYGNEFAQAIGAGDRVVGYDRVSAARLPYLGISDDEVVSEDLQEINYESVAELDPDVLIIPRNGAWQEAARQLEPFGIPVVVATAWDFDVFHETVELLGEVFGETEGAQRVSGFYDEIFDVISERVAGTDPVRVYWETEQPYLTGLPGSGFDQIIVAAGGENIYGDLDTGGDQQAETTVDPASILERDPQVVVHEFGPSAEPTGQERFDTLAAELTGRAGWQDLTAVAEDRVFVTNGWATSGLSKAIGALYLASWLHPREFADVDPGTYLERWATEFQGADFPGDDAYIQKAG